In Puntigrus tetrazona isolate hp1 chromosome 18, ASM1883169v1, whole genome shotgun sequence, one genomic interval encodes:
- the ppfibp1b gene encoding liprin-beta-1b isoform X4 yields MMSDASDMLAAALEQMDGIIAGSKALDYSNGIFDCQSPTSPFMGSLRALNLLEDLRGVLELMDTEERESLRCQIPDSTADSLVEWLHGHLSNGHISVTGDVYQDRLNRLESDKESLVLQVSVLTDQVEAQGEKIRDLDLCLDEHREKLNATEEMLQQELLCRSALETQKLELMAEVSNLKLKLTAMEKERLDFDDRFGDSEGLILEINELRYRISEMESERLQYEKKLKSTKEELVTLRRQMDGRDGDLRRLQDETGSRSPTPAGLDSTERVFHTEETLKKRLKEKHMEVQKMKKAMESLMAANEEKDRKIEELRQSLLRYKKVQEMVMSAQGRKDKVKEGDSDGSNSDSSLSMSTALSVSMDTEKSLLSYTEEVAVRGQNEASTFVSTLQVPSLTVSYLDKTDSDSVLEHMQPSSEKECQEPTLSPETPLDESPEASEDTKSASQGNLDGRSSEKSKAFDEFNKITTLPPKSPSSSHTAEDDSFGTRKMRSSFGRGFFKIKGGKRTASAPNLAETERDGTDHLDLAGMPQRSADSDSTRTLPISPEGKKKSKGIKALFGKLKRSQSTTFNLDDNLSESEFKRGGVRATAGPRLGWSRDLQNTNSELDAPFARWSREQVCDWMQEQGLGLYVSLARQWVASGQTLLQASQQDLERELGIKHPLHRKKLQLALQALGSEEDDNKGKLDYHWVTRWLDDIGLPQYKTQFDEGRVDGRMLHYMTVDDLLSLKVGSVLHHLSIKRAIQVLRLNNYDPNCLRRRPSDENNISPAEISQWTNHRVMEWLRSVDLAEYAPNLRGSGVHGGLMVLEPRFNVETMALLLNIPPNKTLLRRHLATHFNLLVGSEAQQLKQECLENPDYTLLTATAKVKPHKLAFGGFGRKKKQEDNEEYVCPMDVEMPKGRSFQKGYRGMELQIYDDDLDRFDQMEDSEGTVRQIGAFSEGINNLTSMLKEDEFFKEISTSSPSASVKDDDSNV; encoded by the exons ATGATGTCTGATGCTAGTGACATGTTGGCAGCAGCCTTGGAGCAAATGGATGGTATTATAGCAG GATCTAAGGCTCTGGACTACTCCAATGGCATCTTTGATTGTCAGTCCCCAACATCGCCCTTCATGGGCAGTTTGCGAGCCCTGAACTTACTGGAGGACCTCAGGGGTGTTCTGGAGCTCATGGAcactgaggagagagagagcttgCGTTGTCAGATCCCAGACTCTACAGCAGACAGTCTGGTGGAGTGGCTGCATGGTCACCTG TCAAATGGACACATTTCAGTCACCGGTGATGTTTACCAGGACAGACTTAATCGTCTTGAAAGCGATAAAGAATCCCTTGTACTTCAG GTGAGTGTTTTGACGGATCAAGTGGAAGCGCAGGGAGAAAAGATAAGGGACCTAGACTTGTGCCTTGATGAACACCGTGAGAAACTCAACGCCACTGAAGAAATGTTACAACAG GAGCTCCTGTGCAGATCAGCCCTTGAGACTCAGAAGCTGGAGCTTATGGCAGAGGTTTCCAACTTAAAACTGAAGTTAACAGCaatggagaaagagagactcGATTTTGATGACAGATTTGGAGATagtgag GGTTTGATATTGGAGATTAACGAACTGAGATATCGCATTTCTGAGATGGAGAGTGAACGGTTACAGTATGAAAAGAAATTGAAGTCCACTAAG GAGGAGCTGGTTACGTTGAGAAGGCAGATGGATGGCAGAGATGGTGATCTGAGGAGGCTGCAGGATGAGACGGGGTCCAGATCCCCAACACCTGCAGGCCTAGACAGCACAGAGAGAG TTTTCCATACTgaggaaacattaaaaaagaggCTCAAAGAGAAAC ATATGGAAGTACAGAAGATGAAGAAAGCAATGGAGTCGTTGATGGCGGCAAATGAGGAGAAG GATCGCAAGATTGAAGAGTTGCGACAGTCACTACTGCGCTACAAGAAAGTGCAAGAGATGGTCATGTCAGCGCAAGGAAGAAAGG ATAAGGTCAAAGAAGGAGACAGTGATGGGAGCAATAGCGACAGCTCCCTCTCCATGTCCACCGCCCTCTCTGTTTCCATGGACACAGAAAAGTCTCTGCTCTCTTACACAGAGGAAGTTGCTGTGAGGGGTCAAAATGAg GCATCTACATTTGTCAGTACACTCCAAGTGCCATCGCTCACAGTCTCATACCTGGACAAAACAGACAGCGATTCAGTCCTGGAACACATGCAGCCATCAAG TGAGAAAGAGTGTCAGGAGCCAACTCTATCACCGGAGACCCCATTAGATGAGAGTCccga AGCTTCAGAGGACACAAAATCAGCAAGCCAGGGCAACCTTGATGGAAGAAGCAGTGAAAAG AGCAAAGCATTTGATGAGTTCAACAAGATCACAACTCTACCACCCAAATCCCCAAGCTCTTCACACACTGCTGAGGATGACAGCTTCGGTACCAGGAAAATGAGATCTTCCTTTGGACGGGGATTCTTCAAGATAAAGGGAGGAAAGAGGACTGCTAGCGCCCCTAATTTGG CTGAGACGGAGAGGGACGGCACTGACCATCTGGATCTGGCAGGCATGCCGCAGAGGTCAGCTGACAGTGACAGCACACGCACTCTCCCCATTTCTCCGGAGGGCAAGAAGAAGTCAAAAGGAATCAAAGCACTCTTTGGAAA GCTCAAAAGAAGTCAGTCAACCACATTCAACCTGGATGATAACCTATCAGAGAGTGAGTTTAAACGGGGTGGAGTCAGAGCCACAGCTGGGCCCAGGCTGGGCTGGTCACGTGACCTGCAGAACACCAACAG TGAGCTGGATGCTCCGTTTGCACGCTGGTCCCGGGAGCAGGTGTGTGATTGGATGCAGGAGCAGGGACTGGGGTTGTACGTGAGTTTGGCGAGGCAGTGGGTCGCCTCTGGCCAGACGCTGTTGCAGGCATCCCAGCAGGATCTGGAAAGA GAGCTGGGAATAAAACACCCTCTGCACAGGAAGAAACTCCAGCTGGCTCTGCAGGCGTTGGGCTCAGAGGAGGATGACAACAAAGGCAAACTAGACTACCACTGGGTGACGA GGTGGCTTGATGATATTGGTCTCCCGCAGTACAAGACTCAGTTTGACGAGGGACGAGTGGATGGACGGATGCTTCACTATATGACTGTG GATGACCTGTTATCTCTGAAAGTGGGCAGTGTTCTTCATCACCTCAGTATTAAGAGAGCCATCCAGGTGCTCCGGCTCAACAACTATGACCCCAACTGTCTACGGCGGAGACCTTCAGATGAG AACAACATAAGTCCTGCGGAGATCTCTCAATGGACCAATCACCGTGTGATGGAGTGGCTGCGGTCTGTCGATCTGGCTGAGTATGCACCCAACCTGAGGGGCAGTGGAGTACATGGAGGACTGATG GTGCTGGAACCTCGTTTTAATGTGGAGACGATGGCTCTGCTGCTGAACATTCCCCCAAACAAGACTCTGCTGCGGAGGCATCTGGCCACTCACTTCAACCTGCTGGTGGGATCTGAGGCCCAGCAACTCAAGCAGGAGTGTCTAGAGAACCCAGACTACACCTTACTCACCGCCACGGCTAAAGTCAAG CCGCACAAGTTGGCATTCGGAGGGTTTGGCAGGAAGAAGAAACAAGAGGACAACGAAGAGTATGTCTGTCCCATGGATGTGGAGATGCCCAAAGGACGCAGCTTCCAGAAAGGCTACAGAGGCATGGAGCTCCAGATCTATGATGATGACTTAGACCGATTCGACCAG ATGGAGGACTCCGAAGGGACAGTGAGGCAGATCGGCGCTTTCTCCGAGGGCATCAACAACTTAACG AGTATGCTGAAGGAGGACGAGTTCTTCAAGGAGATCTCCACATCGTCCCCCAGTGCCAGCGTGAAGGACGATGACTCCAACGTGTGA
- the ppfibp1b gene encoding liprin-beta-1b isoform X2 produces the protein MMSDASDMLAAALEQMDGIIAGSKALDYSNGIFDCQSPTSPFMGSLRALNLLEDLRGVLELMDTEERESLRCQIPDSTADSLVEWLHGHLSNGHISVTGDVYQDRLNRLESDKESLVLQVSVLTDQVEAQGEKIRDLDLCLDEHREKLNATEEMLQQELLCRSALETQKLELMAEVSNLKLKLTAMEKERLDFDDRFGDSEGLILEINELRYRISEMESERLQYEKKLKSTKSLMAKLSSLKLKMGQMQYEKQRKEQKIQALKEELVTLRRQMDGRDGDLRRLQDETGSRSPTPAGLDSTERDMEVQKMKKAMESLMAANEEKDRKIEELRQSLLRYKKVQEMVMSAQGRKDKVKEGDSDGSNSDSSLSMSTALSVSMDTEKSLLSYTEEVAVRGQNEASTFVSTLQVPSLTVSYLDKTDSDSVLEHMQPSSEKECQEPTLSPETPLDESPEASEDTKSASQGNLDGRSSEKSKAFDEFNKITTLPPKSPSSSHTAEDDSFGTRKMRSSFGRGFFKIKGGKRTASAPNLAETERDGTDHLDLAGMPQRSADSDSTRTLPISPEGKKKSKGIKALFGKLKRSQSTTFNLDDNLSESEFKRGGVRATAGPRLGWSRDLQNTNSELDAPFARWSREQVCDWMQEQGLGLYVSLARQWVASGQTLLQASQQDLERELGIKHPLHRKKLQLALQALGSEEDDNKGKLDYHWVTRWLDDIGLPQYKTQFDEGRVDGRMLHYMTVDDLLSLKVGSVLHHLSIKRAIQVLRLNNYDPNCLRRRPSDENNISPAEISQWTNHRVMEWLRSVDLAEYAPNLRGSGVHGGLMVLEPRFNVETMALLLNIPPNKTLLRRHLATHFNLLVGSEAQQLKQECLENPDYTLLTATAKVKPHKLAFGGFGRKKKQEDNEEYVCPMDVEMPKGRSFQKGYRGMELQIYDDDLDRFDQMEDSEGTVRQIGAFSEGINNLTSMLKEDEFFKEISTSSPSASVKDDDSNV, from the exons ATGATGTCTGATGCTAGTGACATGTTGGCAGCAGCCTTGGAGCAAATGGATGGTATTATAGCAG GATCTAAGGCTCTGGACTACTCCAATGGCATCTTTGATTGTCAGTCCCCAACATCGCCCTTCATGGGCAGTTTGCGAGCCCTGAACTTACTGGAGGACCTCAGGGGTGTTCTGGAGCTCATGGAcactgaggagagagagagcttgCGTTGTCAGATCCCAGACTCTACAGCAGACAGTCTGGTGGAGTGGCTGCATGGTCACCTG TCAAATGGACACATTTCAGTCACCGGTGATGTTTACCAGGACAGACTTAATCGTCTTGAAAGCGATAAAGAATCCCTTGTACTTCAG GTGAGTGTTTTGACGGATCAAGTGGAAGCGCAGGGAGAAAAGATAAGGGACCTAGACTTGTGCCTTGATGAACACCGTGAGAAACTCAACGCCACTGAAGAAATGTTACAACAG GAGCTCCTGTGCAGATCAGCCCTTGAGACTCAGAAGCTGGAGCTTATGGCAGAGGTTTCCAACTTAAAACTGAAGTTAACAGCaatggagaaagagagactcGATTTTGATGACAGATTTGGAGATagtgag GGTTTGATATTGGAGATTAACGAACTGAGATATCGCATTTCTGAGATGGAGAGTGAACGGTTACAGTATGAAAAGAAATTGAAGTCCACTAAG TCGCTAATGGCCAAACTCTCTAGCCTGAAACTCAAAATGGGCCAGATGCAGTATGAGAAACAGAGGAAGGAACAAAAAATCCAGGCGCTCAAG GAGGAGCTGGTTACGTTGAGAAGGCAGATGGATGGCAGAGATGGTGATCTGAGGAGGCTGCAGGATGAGACGGGGTCCAGATCCCCAACACCTGCAGGCCTAGACAGCACAGAGAGAG ATATGGAAGTACAGAAGATGAAGAAAGCAATGGAGTCGTTGATGGCGGCAAATGAGGAGAAG GATCGCAAGATTGAAGAGTTGCGACAGTCACTACTGCGCTACAAGAAAGTGCAAGAGATGGTCATGTCAGCGCAAGGAAGAAAGG ATAAGGTCAAAGAAGGAGACAGTGATGGGAGCAATAGCGACAGCTCCCTCTCCATGTCCACCGCCCTCTCTGTTTCCATGGACACAGAAAAGTCTCTGCTCTCTTACACAGAGGAAGTTGCTGTGAGGGGTCAAAATGAg GCATCTACATTTGTCAGTACACTCCAAGTGCCATCGCTCACAGTCTCATACCTGGACAAAACAGACAGCGATTCAGTCCTGGAACACATGCAGCCATCAAG TGAGAAAGAGTGTCAGGAGCCAACTCTATCACCGGAGACCCCATTAGATGAGAGTCccga AGCTTCAGAGGACACAAAATCAGCAAGCCAGGGCAACCTTGATGGAAGAAGCAGTGAAAAG AGCAAAGCATTTGATGAGTTCAACAAGATCACAACTCTACCACCCAAATCCCCAAGCTCTTCACACACTGCTGAGGATGACAGCTTCGGTACCAGGAAAATGAGATCTTCCTTTGGACGGGGATTCTTCAAGATAAAGGGAGGAAAGAGGACTGCTAGCGCCCCTAATTTGG CTGAGACGGAGAGGGACGGCACTGACCATCTGGATCTGGCAGGCATGCCGCAGAGGTCAGCTGACAGTGACAGCACACGCACTCTCCCCATTTCTCCGGAGGGCAAGAAGAAGTCAAAAGGAATCAAAGCACTCTTTGGAAA GCTCAAAAGAAGTCAGTCAACCACATTCAACCTGGATGATAACCTATCAGAGAGTGAGTTTAAACGGGGTGGAGTCAGAGCCACAGCTGGGCCCAGGCTGGGCTGGTCACGTGACCTGCAGAACACCAACAG TGAGCTGGATGCTCCGTTTGCACGCTGGTCCCGGGAGCAGGTGTGTGATTGGATGCAGGAGCAGGGACTGGGGTTGTACGTGAGTTTGGCGAGGCAGTGGGTCGCCTCTGGCCAGACGCTGTTGCAGGCATCCCAGCAGGATCTGGAAAGA GAGCTGGGAATAAAACACCCTCTGCACAGGAAGAAACTCCAGCTGGCTCTGCAGGCGTTGGGCTCAGAGGAGGATGACAACAAAGGCAAACTAGACTACCACTGGGTGACGA GGTGGCTTGATGATATTGGTCTCCCGCAGTACAAGACTCAGTTTGACGAGGGACGAGTGGATGGACGGATGCTTCACTATATGACTGTG GATGACCTGTTATCTCTGAAAGTGGGCAGTGTTCTTCATCACCTCAGTATTAAGAGAGCCATCCAGGTGCTCCGGCTCAACAACTATGACCCCAACTGTCTACGGCGGAGACCTTCAGATGAG AACAACATAAGTCCTGCGGAGATCTCTCAATGGACCAATCACCGTGTGATGGAGTGGCTGCGGTCTGTCGATCTGGCTGAGTATGCACCCAACCTGAGGGGCAGTGGAGTACATGGAGGACTGATG GTGCTGGAACCTCGTTTTAATGTGGAGACGATGGCTCTGCTGCTGAACATTCCCCCAAACAAGACTCTGCTGCGGAGGCATCTGGCCACTCACTTCAACCTGCTGGTGGGATCTGAGGCCCAGCAACTCAAGCAGGAGTGTCTAGAGAACCCAGACTACACCTTACTCACCGCCACGGCTAAAGTCAAG CCGCACAAGTTGGCATTCGGAGGGTTTGGCAGGAAGAAGAAACAAGAGGACAACGAAGAGTATGTCTGTCCCATGGATGTGGAGATGCCCAAAGGACGCAGCTTCCAGAAAGGCTACAGAGGCATGGAGCTCCAGATCTATGATGATGACTTAGACCGATTCGACCAG ATGGAGGACTCCGAAGGGACAGTGAGGCAGATCGGCGCTTTCTCCGAGGGCATCAACAACTTAACG AGTATGCTGAAGGAGGACGAGTTCTTCAAGGAGATCTCCACATCGTCCCCCAGTGCCAGCGTGAAGGACGATGACTCCAACGTGTGA
- the ppfibp1b gene encoding liprin-beta-1b isoform X1 has translation MMSDASDMLAAALEQMDGIIAGSKALDYSNGIFDCQSPTSPFMGSLRALNLLEDLRGVLELMDTEERESLRCQIPDSTADSLVEWLHGHLSNGHISVTGDVYQDRLNRLESDKESLVLQVSVLTDQVEAQGEKIRDLDLCLDEHREKLNATEEMLQQELLCRSALETQKLELMAEVSNLKLKLTAMEKERLDFDDRFGDSEGLILEINELRYRISEMESERLQYEKKLKSTKSLMAKLSSLKLKMGQMQYEKQRKEQKIQALKEELVTLRRQMDGRDGDLRRLQDETGSRSPTPAGLDSTERVFHTEETLKKRLKEKHMEVQKMKKAMESLMAANEEKDRKIEELRQSLLRYKKVQEMVMSAQGRKDKVKEGDSDGSNSDSSLSMSTALSVSMDTEKSLLSYTEEVAVRGQNEASTFVSTLQVPSLTVSYLDKTDSDSVLEHMQPSSEKECQEPTLSPETPLDESPEASEDTKSASQGNLDGRSSEKSKAFDEFNKITTLPPKSPSSSHTAEDDSFGTRKMRSSFGRGFFKIKGGKRTASAPNLAETERDGTDHLDLAGMPQRSADSDSTRTLPISPEGKKKSKGIKALFGKLKRSQSTTFNLDDNLSESEFKRGGVRATAGPRLGWSRDLQNTNSELDAPFARWSREQVCDWMQEQGLGLYVSLARQWVASGQTLLQASQQDLERELGIKHPLHRKKLQLALQALGSEEDDNKGKLDYHWVTRWLDDIGLPQYKTQFDEGRVDGRMLHYMTVDDLLSLKVGSVLHHLSIKRAIQVLRLNNYDPNCLRRRPSDENNISPAEISQWTNHRVMEWLRSVDLAEYAPNLRGSGVHGGLMVLEPRFNVETMALLLNIPPNKTLLRRHLATHFNLLVGSEAQQLKQECLENPDYTLLTATAKVKPHKLAFGGFGRKKKQEDNEEYVCPMDVEMPKGRSFQKGYRGMELQIYDDDLDRFDQMEDSEGTVRQIGAFSEGINNLTSMLKEDEFFKEISTSSPSASVKDDDSNV, from the exons ATGATGTCTGATGCTAGTGACATGTTGGCAGCAGCCTTGGAGCAAATGGATGGTATTATAGCAG GATCTAAGGCTCTGGACTACTCCAATGGCATCTTTGATTGTCAGTCCCCAACATCGCCCTTCATGGGCAGTTTGCGAGCCCTGAACTTACTGGAGGACCTCAGGGGTGTTCTGGAGCTCATGGAcactgaggagagagagagcttgCGTTGTCAGATCCCAGACTCTACAGCAGACAGTCTGGTGGAGTGGCTGCATGGTCACCTG TCAAATGGACACATTTCAGTCACCGGTGATGTTTACCAGGACAGACTTAATCGTCTTGAAAGCGATAAAGAATCCCTTGTACTTCAG GTGAGTGTTTTGACGGATCAAGTGGAAGCGCAGGGAGAAAAGATAAGGGACCTAGACTTGTGCCTTGATGAACACCGTGAGAAACTCAACGCCACTGAAGAAATGTTACAACAG GAGCTCCTGTGCAGATCAGCCCTTGAGACTCAGAAGCTGGAGCTTATGGCAGAGGTTTCCAACTTAAAACTGAAGTTAACAGCaatggagaaagagagactcGATTTTGATGACAGATTTGGAGATagtgag GGTTTGATATTGGAGATTAACGAACTGAGATATCGCATTTCTGAGATGGAGAGTGAACGGTTACAGTATGAAAAGAAATTGAAGTCCACTAAG TCGCTAATGGCCAAACTCTCTAGCCTGAAACTCAAAATGGGCCAGATGCAGTATGAGAAACAGAGGAAGGAACAAAAAATCCAGGCGCTCAAG GAGGAGCTGGTTACGTTGAGAAGGCAGATGGATGGCAGAGATGGTGATCTGAGGAGGCTGCAGGATGAGACGGGGTCCAGATCCCCAACACCTGCAGGCCTAGACAGCACAGAGAGAG TTTTCCATACTgaggaaacattaaaaaagaggCTCAAAGAGAAAC ATATGGAAGTACAGAAGATGAAGAAAGCAATGGAGTCGTTGATGGCGGCAAATGAGGAGAAG GATCGCAAGATTGAAGAGTTGCGACAGTCACTACTGCGCTACAAGAAAGTGCAAGAGATGGTCATGTCAGCGCAAGGAAGAAAGG ATAAGGTCAAAGAAGGAGACAGTGATGGGAGCAATAGCGACAGCTCCCTCTCCATGTCCACCGCCCTCTCTGTTTCCATGGACACAGAAAAGTCTCTGCTCTCTTACACAGAGGAAGTTGCTGTGAGGGGTCAAAATGAg GCATCTACATTTGTCAGTACACTCCAAGTGCCATCGCTCACAGTCTCATACCTGGACAAAACAGACAGCGATTCAGTCCTGGAACACATGCAGCCATCAAG TGAGAAAGAGTGTCAGGAGCCAACTCTATCACCGGAGACCCCATTAGATGAGAGTCccga AGCTTCAGAGGACACAAAATCAGCAAGCCAGGGCAACCTTGATGGAAGAAGCAGTGAAAAG AGCAAAGCATTTGATGAGTTCAACAAGATCACAACTCTACCACCCAAATCCCCAAGCTCTTCACACACTGCTGAGGATGACAGCTTCGGTACCAGGAAAATGAGATCTTCCTTTGGACGGGGATTCTTCAAGATAAAGGGAGGAAAGAGGACTGCTAGCGCCCCTAATTTGG CTGAGACGGAGAGGGACGGCACTGACCATCTGGATCTGGCAGGCATGCCGCAGAGGTCAGCTGACAGTGACAGCACACGCACTCTCCCCATTTCTCCGGAGGGCAAGAAGAAGTCAAAAGGAATCAAAGCACTCTTTGGAAA GCTCAAAAGAAGTCAGTCAACCACATTCAACCTGGATGATAACCTATCAGAGAGTGAGTTTAAACGGGGTGGAGTCAGAGCCACAGCTGGGCCCAGGCTGGGCTGGTCACGTGACCTGCAGAACACCAACAG TGAGCTGGATGCTCCGTTTGCACGCTGGTCCCGGGAGCAGGTGTGTGATTGGATGCAGGAGCAGGGACTGGGGTTGTACGTGAGTTTGGCGAGGCAGTGGGTCGCCTCTGGCCAGACGCTGTTGCAGGCATCCCAGCAGGATCTGGAAAGA GAGCTGGGAATAAAACACCCTCTGCACAGGAAGAAACTCCAGCTGGCTCTGCAGGCGTTGGGCTCAGAGGAGGATGACAACAAAGGCAAACTAGACTACCACTGGGTGACGA GGTGGCTTGATGATATTGGTCTCCCGCAGTACAAGACTCAGTTTGACGAGGGACGAGTGGATGGACGGATGCTTCACTATATGACTGTG GATGACCTGTTATCTCTGAAAGTGGGCAGTGTTCTTCATCACCTCAGTATTAAGAGAGCCATCCAGGTGCTCCGGCTCAACAACTATGACCCCAACTGTCTACGGCGGAGACCTTCAGATGAG AACAACATAAGTCCTGCGGAGATCTCTCAATGGACCAATCACCGTGTGATGGAGTGGCTGCGGTCTGTCGATCTGGCTGAGTATGCACCCAACCTGAGGGGCAGTGGAGTACATGGAGGACTGATG GTGCTGGAACCTCGTTTTAATGTGGAGACGATGGCTCTGCTGCTGAACATTCCCCCAAACAAGACTCTGCTGCGGAGGCATCTGGCCACTCACTTCAACCTGCTGGTGGGATCTGAGGCCCAGCAACTCAAGCAGGAGTGTCTAGAGAACCCAGACTACACCTTACTCACCGCCACGGCTAAAGTCAAG CCGCACAAGTTGGCATTCGGAGGGTTTGGCAGGAAGAAGAAACAAGAGGACAACGAAGAGTATGTCTGTCCCATGGATGTGGAGATGCCCAAAGGACGCAGCTTCCAGAAAGGCTACAGAGGCATGGAGCTCCAGATCTATGATGATGACTTAGACCGATTCGACCAG ATGGAGGACTCCGAAGGGACAGTGAGGCAGATCGGCGCTTTCTCCGAGGGCATCAACAACTTAACG AGTATGCTGAAGGAGGACGAGTTCTTCAAGGAGATCTCCACATCGTCCCCCAGTGCCAGCGTGAAGGACGATGACTCCAACGTGTGA